In Geopsychrobacter electrodiphilus DSM 16401, a single window of DNA contains:
- a CDS encoding phosphoribosylformylglycinamidine synthase subunit PurS — MPCRIVVGLKDGVRDARGERIKAEINHHLGLKLTQVQTLDVYTLDADLNPSEIQAAARGPLSDPVIQQVAIDRPLAHDFDVLIEIGFRPGVTDNIGRTAREAIEYQTGRPFAAGEAVYTSVQYLLSGAIDKAQAEQVASGFLANGLIQRWTILAKDELDASKGVPVSLPRVAAAAEVCVQKINLNVSDAELLQISRDGMLALNLLEMKTLQAHVNDPAVQAKRREKGLGSELTDVELEALAQTWSEHCKHKIFSAKIDYTDEHGNAETIDSLFKTYIVGATRDIRRNLGKDDFCLSVFKDNAGVIKFNDDWSMVFKVETHNSPSALDPYGGALTGIVGVNRDGYGTGMGARLIFNTDVFCFASPFFTQPLPPRLLHPRRIFEGVVEGVEHGGNKSGIPTINGSIQFDDRFAGKPLVYCGTASIMPARLNGKPCHEKQVLVGDHIVMTGGRIGKDGIHGATFSSEELHEGSPVTAVQIGDPITQRRMFDFLIIARDRGLYNSITDNGAGGLSSSIGEMAEDTGGLELHLDRAPLKYPGLQPWEILISEAQERMSLAVPEKNLTAFMQLAREMGVEATDLGQFTDSGYYHCLYKGETVCCLDMEFLHGGVPQMQILARWENKGHREPSIAGRDLQADLLGLLGRLNICSKESVVRRYDHEVQAGSVVKPLTGVANDGPSDAAVYRPLFDSFEGIVTAHGICPSYSDIDTYHMMACAIDEALRNYVAVGGNIEHVAGLDNFCWCDPVESERTPDGAYKAAQLVRANKALYEYCVAFGVPLISGKDSMKNDYQIGDTKISIPPTVLFSVIGKIDDVRKAVTMDVKTPGDLVYLLGSTADELGGSEYYRMCGELGANVPRVDAQRAYSLYKTVNQAQDKGLLRSCHDLSDGGLAVSLAETAFAGGFGIQADLSRVAVRGELSDAALLFSESQSRLLVSIKPESRSAFEALFAGCDCALIGEVTAEPMLSLSRGGKPLIETTNDQNKEAWQAPLREL, encoded by the coding sequence AAGGCTGAGATTAATCATCACCTCGGGCTGAAGTTGACTCAGGTCCAGACCCTGGATGTCTACACCCTTGATGCCGACTTGAACCCCTCCGAGATTCAGGCCGCGGCCCGGGGCCCCTTGAGCGACCCGGTCATTCAGCAGGTTGCCATCGACCGTCCCCTGGCCCATGATTTTGATGTGCTGATTGAAATCGGGTTTCGTCCGGGCGTGACGGACAACATCGGTCGTACGGCGCGCGAGGCGATTGAGTATCAGACCGGGCGGCCTTTTGCCGCTGGGGAAGCGGTCTATACCTCGGTGCAGTATCTGCTGAGCGGAGCGATTGACAAGGCACAGGCCGAGCAGGTCGCCAGCGGCTTTCTGGCCAATGGTCTGATTCAGCGCTGGACCATTCTGGCCAAGGATGAACTCGACGCCAGTAAAGGGGTTCCGGTCAGCCTGCCGCGGGTCGCCGCCGCCGCCGAAGTATGCGTGCAGAAGATCAATCTGAACGTCAGCGATGCCGAGCTGCTGCAGATCAGTCGCGACGGGATGCTGGCGCTGAACCTGCTGGAGATGAAGACCCTCCAGGCCCATGTCAATGATCCCGCGGTGCAGGCGAAGCGCCGTGAAAAAGGCCTGGGTTCAGAGCTGACGGATGTGGAGCTTGAGGCGCTGGCGCAGACCTGGAGCGAGCACTGCAAACACAAAATCTTCTCGGCAAAAATTGATTATACCGATGAGCATGGCAACGCCGAAACCATCGATTCGTTGTTTAAAACCTATATCGTCGGTGCAACGCGGGATATTCGCCGGAACCTCGGCAAGGACGATTTTTGTCTGTCGGTCTTCAAGGACAACGCCGGGGTGATCAAGTTCAACGACGACTGGAGCATGGTCTTCAAGGTTGAGACCCACAACTCTCCCTCGGCCCTCGATCCTTACGGCGGGGCGCTGACCGGCATTGTCGGGGTCAACCGTGATGGCTACGGCACCGGCATGGGTGCGCGCCTGATCTTTAACACCGACGTCTTCTGTTTTGCTTCCCCTTTTTTCACCCAACCGCTCCCGCCGCGCCTGCTGCATCCCCGGCGCATCTTTGAAGGGGTGGTCGAAGGGGTTGAGCATGGCGGCAACAAGAGCGGCATCCCGACGATCAATGGTTCGATTCAGTTTGATGACCGCTTTGCGGGGAAACCCCTGGTCTATTGCGGCACCGCCTCAATAATGCCGGCCCGACTTAACGGCAAGCCCTGTCACGAAAAACAGGTGCTGGTCGGGGACCACATCGTTATGACCGGCGGGCGCATCGGCAAGGATGGCATTCACGGCGCGACCTTCTCCTCGGAAGAGTTGCATGAGGGCTCGCCCGTTACCGCGGTGCAGATCGGTGACCCGATCACCCAGCGCCGCATGTTTGATTTTCTGATCATCGCGCGCGACCGCGGTCTGTATAACTCGATTACCGACAACGGGGCAGGGGGGCTCTCATCCTCCATCGGCGAGATGGCCGAAGACACCGGCGGTCTCGAGCTGCACCTTGATCGTGCGCCGCTGAAATATCCCGGCCTGCAGCCCTGGGAAATATTGATTTCCGAAGCCCAGGAGCGCATGTCGTTGGCGGTTCCCGAGAAGAACCTCACCGCCTTCATGCAGCTCGCACGCGAGATGGGGGTTGAAGCGACCGACCTGGGGCAGTTTACCGATTCGGGCTATTACCATTGCCTCTACAAGGGGGAGACCGTCTGCTGTCTCGATATGGAGTTTCTGCATGGCGGCGTGCCGCAGATGCAGATTCTGGCCCGCTGGGAGAACAAGGGGCACAGGGAACCGTCAATTGCCGGCCGTGACCTGCAGGCGGATCTGCTTGGTTTGCTTGGGCGCTTGAATATCTGTTCGAAAGAGTCGGTGGTGCGCCGCTATGATCATGAGGTTCAGGCCGGCTCGGTTGTGAAACCCCTGACCGGTGTTGCCAACGACGGCCCGAGCGATGCGGCGGTCTATCGTCCGCTGTTCGACAGCTTCGAAGGGATAGTCACTGCTCACGGCATCTGCCCGAGTTACAGCGATATTGACACCTATCACATGATGGCCTGCGCCATTGACGAGGCGCTGCGCAACTATGTTGCGGTGGGCGGAAACATTGAGCATGTTGCCGGTCTCGACAACTTCTGCTGGTGTGATCCGGTCGAGAGCGAGCGCACCCCGGACGGCGCCTACAAGGCCGCGCAGCTGGTGCGGGCCAACAAGGCGCTCTACGAGTACTGCGTGGCCTTCGGCGTGCCGCTGATCAGCGGCAAGGACTCGATGAAGAACGACTATCAGATCGGTGACACGAAAATCTCGATCCCGCCGACCGTCCTTTTTTCGGTCATCGGCAAGATCGACGATGTGCGCAAAGCGGTGACCATGGACGTGAAGACCCCGGGTGATCTGGTTTATCTGCTCGGCAGCACCGCCGATGAGCTGGGTGGTTCTGAATATTACCGCATGTGCGGTGAGCTTGGGGCCAACGTACCCCGGGTCGATGCACAACGAGCCTACAGCTTGTACAAGACCGTCAATCAGGCGCAAGATAAAGGCCTGCTGCGCAGCTGTCATGACCTGTCCGATGGTGGCCTGGCGGTCTCTCTGGCCGAAACAGCCTTCGCCGGCGGCTTCGGGATTCAGGCCGACCTGTCCAGGGTCGCGGTTCGTGGCGAGCTGTCCGACGCCGCACTGCTCTTCTCCGAATCCCAGTCGCGGCTGCTGGTCAGCATCAAGCCCGAGAGCAGAAGCGCCTTCGAAGCCTTGTTTGCCGGCTGTGATTGCGCCCTGATCGGCGAAGTCACAGCTGAACCGATGCTGTCGCTCAGTCGCGGCGGTAAACCTTTGATCGAAACCACCAATGATCAGAATAAAGAGGCGTGGCAGGCGCCGTTGCGGGAGCTTTAA